Genomic segment of Cottoperca gobio chromosome 6, fCotGob3.1, whole genome shotgun sequence:
GCCTCACAAGCTATTTGCAGAGGTGTTTACAGATCATGTGCTTGTTTATGATGCATGCCTTCCACCACACGCACAAGCCGTCAGGAACTCTTTGAATGCAGTTCATAAATCAGAggctttaatgttttctttcgtAGGCTTGCCATAAACAATCAGCATGTGATGGATTTTCAGGAGAGTCAATGGACTGAAACGTGTTGGAGTTCGCCCACATCACAtgcttgttgtttgtttatgtattatGATTTGAATTTGTTTACAATGTGGTCACAGGGTTggagaaatgtacaaaaatctATATATAACCAACCAGACGTGGCTACCTGGACCACTGAGTCTCATGTTTAAGGTCACAGAGGTCTAATTAGAAACGTGTCTGGCAGAGTCTCTGTCTGAGGCAAGCATTACAATATTGCTTCTAGGATTAAAGTCAAACCGGAGGACTTGtttgaaaacaagcaaacagtATAATCATGTAACATCCTGTCTCCGATACTGCAGAAGTGGGGCATGTTACCACAGGTGCTTTGTGTTTGCAAATGAAAGAGATGTGCTTAATGAAGTTGAAATGAGGCCCGTGAGAGTGACTCAACAAGCTCTGAGGTTTACATCAGGAGCAGAGCTACAGAGATGTGTTTcagctctgtctgtgtgaggtACAGATGCCCTGTGGAGTTTGTTTAAGTTACAGTTAGTTATATCACACTTAAATGTAACATAGTTATCTGGCTTGTGTTGTCACCACTGTCATCATTGCAATCAGCAATACTTAAAAGTTTGAGGAAGTTGCACCGGCAGAATGTTGGAGCATGCGTTGAAGgatatttttattcttttgagAGCAAGTACAGAAGAGGAAAGTCTAACCAATTTATCTTTCTCCTTACAGCTCCTGGTTATCGGGGTCTCGGCTTCCCAGCTCCATCCCTCAGTCTCCGGGGCCTCTGTGGTGCTCCTGATGCCCCTCACCCACAACTAAAGATCCCGGGTGGGCGAGGGTCTGTCAGGGATCACTCCCTCGGCGTGCTACTACACAAGGTGACGGGCCTCGACTTCACACAACTACACAGAGAGCTGCAAAGCTTCCTGGCGACATCTACACATGTGAcacaataataaatgaataaaataatagttttaagTGCTTCATCCTTCAGGGACCACTCTAACGATTCAGTGCACTGAACAAAGGAACACGCTGCTAATGACTTTTACCCTCATTTTGCAAAGTCGCTTTTTTAAAAGTTTAGAAATCCTTTAATCTCCTCCTCGCCGTCTTCGCCTGCAATGGATTTAATGCACGCATTCTTACATTCAGCTAGTGCGATCAAAGTTTACAATAATAGAGTAACAAGTTTATTCACGTAGAGAAAACATCAGaaagtaaaatacacatttttaacagaAACACTTATTACGTAAACctccaaactgtgtgtgtgtgtgtgtgtgtgtgtgtgtgttcacgctAGTCAAATTGTACCCAGGACACGTGACTGACTGTCCCCGGGGGATTAGAGATTTAGGATCAGACAGATCAGTCACAACGGTTATATTAACCTCCTCATCAGGTTTTTCATTACTGATGTGTATAAACGTCCTCTGCGGAGAGAAGCGGGTCGACCGCACATCAGTTACAGCTCAAGACACGGTACTCAGTGGTGCTTCTTCAAGATACAGACGGCAGCGCAGCCGCTTCCTCTTTAACTCATTTCACTTCAGAGTTGCGCTCAGAAGCAGAAAGCTGTCTTCATACTCAACATCTgattgttctttattttctaaatgtaaagAGCACGGCGATGTAGTCGTAACGATCTGtgattcaaatgaaaaacactATCACTCCCAAGTTGTGTTACAACAACAGTCACATGGATATTAACTTTGGATTTCGCAGAGTAGTCCACTGTCAAACCACGAGTCGACACAAGCTTAGGTTCCAGCACGGTGCGGTAATACAGCCGTGGCACTGCTTTCTCTATCCCTGCAGTCGCGTATTTACTGCAGACAGACATTATCTGCAGCTCACACAGGGCTGCTGCGTTCAGCCTCTCAGAGCCTCGGTGGGTCCCTGATGAAGAAGGGTACAACGTGTCCAATGTCCAGCATGTATGTGACGACAGCTCGGAGTGAAGTAGAAGCATTGATTGGTTCTTTGTCTCTAGACACtctctttctttaaaatgaATCTTTGCATTAAATTGAATCTATAAAAtgaatgtctttcttttctctcgtctctgtcATAATCCAGGATGAGAAGTTAACTGTGACGCAGGCCACTCCCGCGAGTGGGAACCCCTCTTTTCTCTGCTTCCACTACCAGCTGAATGAGCGCCGCTCGGCTTCCTGGGACACAGCTCTATCAAGAGACAGGCTCTTCCTGGAGATCCCTGCCGGGCCGCTGGTGGAGGGGAGCAAAGAGGGGTAAGGATGTGTTCAGACGCCTCATTTATAACACTTGAAGCCCCCTGATGTGTTTTCCTGACACTAAATGGTAAAAGgacaacatttctttaaaatggTGACAAATTAAATCagtttatttactttactagtttttaaatgattactCCAATCTGTTTAGGTTAAATGTGTGTTCCTTTAATGTTAATAAAGGATCTCATTAAGTGCACAATATCAGAAATAATAGTTAAATAGTAATAACCCTGTCAAGTCCTGTCTAGAAGAGCAATATAGTGGAAGTCTGCACACCATGTGGGTCTATGATTGTACATGAGAGGCTGCTGTCATCGTGTTTTAAGGCTATCTGGGTCTCAGATTAAAATGGATGCTAATAAGTTTCGGTTTTCATTGCCTGGCTTTGTGTTTGGCTGTAATCTATGCCCGAACAGAGTAACCCTGCCTGCTGCGGGCACACAGCCAGTCGTTTGAGCAGCCAGCATTGCAGCTGCCACTGCATTATTATGTAAAGTTGCAGCACTTAcgtaaagagaagagaaaaacatgttgtgtctgtctctctctttcgctctctctcgctcgctctctctctctctcttcgctctctctcgctcgctctctctctctctctcgttatctctcgctcgctctctctctctctctcgttctctctcgctctctctctcgctcgctctctctctcgctctctcgttctctcgctctctctctcgctctctctctctctctcgctctctcgttctgtcgctctctcactctctctcgcgctctcgttctctcgctctctctcgctctctctctcgctctctctctctctcgctctctctctcgctctctctctctctcgctctctctcgcgctctcaaTTCAATATGCTTTGTTGTCATGAATGTAACAAGGACAATATTGCCAAACCGTTGAGTAATAAATGgattataaagaaagaaataaagtatAGTtcctaaaatgtgtttcttcatgTCGTCCTCAGGCTAACTGCTCTGCTGGAGTTTGTGGAAGGGAAGCTCAAAGTTAACTACGTGTTCCTGTGGTTCCATAAAAACAGAGAGGATCGATGTAAGAGCTCTTTTTATAATTCatatatagttttgtttttagagGCAGGGTTTGCTTCTCTCAacctttttatattaaatatgtcaATACTCTGGATGTTTACAGTTAAACCTCTGACGCTCTTCTTGTTTCCTCCCCAGTGACCATCATCAAGACGTTCCACTACATGGGCTTTGAGATGGTGAAGCCGGGCCACCCCATGGTACCGGCCCGGCCTGATCTGGCCTTCATGGTTTACTCTCTGGACAACAGCAGCTCAGACGAGGAGTAACTGCCACACCGTCTCCTgacacctccctctctcacccttAAAAGgtgtcacctttttttttttttttacagacttGTGATTTAAGGGGGCGTTCGGGAGTGGTGGGATTTCCATGTGACGCAgacacctccacctccagccttcccctccttcccctccttcccCCGAGGACATCTGCAGATTGGATAAACAGGGAGCGCCGTAGCTTGAACTAAGCCATCATGTGCATCTTGGGACTTGGGATTTATTTTTCCTGCTGAGTGGTTCATCTCTTGGCCACATTATTGTTTGTGCATCAACAAGACACACATCAGTTTGACATTCAGGAGAAAGCGGTGGTTTACATTAAAAATCAGCATATCTCTCCTGACAGCTTCAACCTTTTTATAAGAAAAGAGACTTTGGTTTGTCTTCGTGTGCACTATATCATGCAAGCTGTGTTTGTTATGGTTAAAAACAGGGAACTATGGGTTTGGTAtggtcaataaaatgttgttttacttcACAATATATAGATGGGTGACAGCCTGATctgtaacatttaacattaaaacCCTTGTAAGCATTTCTTTACCCTTCCTCCCTGATATATGTTCAGGCATCATTCCAGCACACGTCAATCACTGTTAAGCCCAAAACACTCCAGCCACAAATGTGGAAATACCCTGTTAGTCTCTCCGGACGTGTCAAAGCGAAGAAGCGGCGGCCTGTATGTTGAATGTCACAACAGGGTAACTGTCAGCTCGCTGAGGTCAACTCCTTCTCTCCTAATCACGCTGACGAGAGGAGTTTTAACTTTGCACgccacaaacacaaaaccatTCAAAGACCATAAGCTGAATAATTTGTTGGTGTAAGATGATCAGGTTTAAAGAGAAGCTCCACTTACTGTTACTTTGCATCCAAATGTACATAATGTTTGAATCTTCTGAAGCTCCAGCCTCAGTTTGTGCCTCGTGTATCTTCACTACGTTACATTCACAGAGctaaacatgaacatttgtCTGTTTCAAGTTGCGACTAAATTTCTTTATCGATGTCGTGAAAGTGGGAAGTTGCTGAATGTATGTCCGTTGCTTGTTCTGTACAACACATGAAACAAGTTATTCTGTGTGGAAATATACATTTCAAGATCCCTGAAGACACAAACTGGGGCTAGTGCCGCTTCATGCAGCCCTGTAGAGTCGTCACTTTCCCGCACCAGTTGGAAGCTCGATTGAAACGAGGCTTTTCGTGCCTAAAGAGGAGAGTGCAATGTTAGTATTTTTTACTCTAGAGTCTTATTGAAGAATGTGTCCCTTTTCCCATATGTCATCCCACGCCGAGTTAGACCCGTGCTACGTGAGGATGAGAGCTCGTTGTAGAGGTACAAAAGGAGCACTGCAGGTGAACACATTATGCAAttagagtttttaaaaaaacaacctgtgCAGGTTTTGACGTTTTTAGTACTCTTAACAAATCGCCAAAGAATCCATTCTGTCTGTAACATGCTGTCGATTGAAATCATCTCGCTTTCAATGTTCAGCTCATTTAAGCCTAGTCTGGTATGTAACGCAATATTAACCTACATTCCCCATGCCAGCCATACTACCTGTGACACCTCAGAGAAACACGATAGTAGTCTGTTCCATATTGGTGTTGGGATGGGGTGGGGGCCTTTTTCTTCAGCATGTGTTCAGATCATTGAGTCTTCATTGCTACTGATTGACCCCCCGACTATAAGCTGTTAGGAAATGTCAATATATGAATTTTCTCAGAGGtatatttttatgtatgtatatttctcaaatgtttactgtgatagttaggtttttttttttttttgttcgcGGTGACATAGTTAGAAACCATTTAATGACAATCCATACTTGTATACTCTGGATTTTTTGTCTtgggagaaaaacaataaaacttgTTATCTAAACGAGTGTTTTGcgattgtttttgtatttgtgtgtttgtcagcaaGATTACAGAAAACCTACATGTcagatgttcatgaaacttggtgaaagGGTGCAGCACGGGTCCAGGGAGAACCCTTTAATGTTGGAGCGCatctgaatcacggggcggatacaccaATTATTGTTTCACTGTAGTCAACATTGGGAGACGGGacttttgtgctgcattcaggcCCTGTCGGAATAAAGGGGGAACACCCGGAAACA
This window contains:
- the oaz2a gene encoding LOW QUALITY PROTEIN: ornithine decarboxylase antizyme 2a (The sequence of the model RefSeq protein was modified relative to this genomic sequence to represent the inferred CDS: deleted 1 base in 1 codon); the encoded protein is MKAVIQTFSNSWLSGSRLPSSIPQSPGPLWCSDAPHPQLKIPGGRGSVRDHSLGVLLHKDEKLTVTQATPASGNPSFLCFHYQLNERRSASWDTALSRDRLFLEIPAGPLVEGSKEGLTALLEFVEGKLKVNYVFLWFHKNREDRLTIIKTFHYMGFEMVKPGHPMVPARPDLAFMVYSLDNSSSDEE